Proteins encoded by one window of Salvia splendens isolate huo1 chromosome 5, SspV2, whole genome shotgun sequence:
- the LOC121804670 gene encoding putative late blight resistance protein homolog R1A-10 encodes MDARIKDVVSQFEVKLESHISNQFLSQSNESINEDESHPLLVSIDLQDLMQDFCSFIEMTKRMEEEYVNELINMTEEEADDDEVVSSRIDFSGNMTHSKMVGFSDLFDLIKDGITGDERFRALSIVGMAGIGKTTLVNEIFQDKLVASQYDCRAWVKVGRKYLLHEIARDILAQVGHPVTDKEIAEKGVAFYLKDILKKKRCLIILDDVWDRSVWDYLRSSFPKDPNSQTLLTTRLQEVALGALNSYIDGIKEMRFLDKEESWDLLRDKVFGEDSCPLKLEIVGKKIAENCEGLPLLIVRVAGLLSKAEKTPEYWNEVAEKQNSVFVDAYDQIMEVLYPSYEYLPQHLKACFLYMGVFPQNYEIPRSKLINMWIAEGTFLEPSMLEKSEYHAINYLNELSSNSLASSHRATCWWLVGQELMKSLRIHSALGYMATKIAKMTNFFHVLRSCSDGLEEDIKLQHRLCIHNNILLGIKEFYKSVENDCASNVRSLLCFGPYYQYPVPVSANLRLLRVLDALNIRFYEFPLKVLKLVQLRYLALTYNGNLPTSISKLRSLQFLIIHRHVSIQSCGDLSYTYVPLEIWDMQELKHIEVMGSNLPDSNCSLSLKKLSRLLGVSAYSCTKGVLERISNLKKLGIQIELVPDEDSSKLYGPLNCIGTLNELDSLKCVVLNPEMSCCVIPPPGPFSMFPPNLRKLTLSGLGYPWEYMSIIAKLEKLSVLKLQCYAFQGPHWEIKEDEPFCFGFLQIEDTDLAEWKVAPGGMPWIRKLSIKHCYNLEELNWEPDNYMISKIEVVDCNPSLVARVNQIEAAQLARQYPNLGVSLHSSWDDGKLKSTTTPVERVRTFWDMVPLNSGNMI; translated from the exons ATGGATGCGCGAATCAAAGACGTTGTTTCTCAATTTGAAGTTAAACTTGAATCTCATATCTCAAATCAGTTTCTTTCACAATCTAATGAAAGCATTAATGAAGATGAGAGCCATCCATTGCTCGTCTCCATTGACCTGCAGGATTTAATGCAAGATTTTTGTTCTTTTATCGAAATGACAAAGCGAATGGAGGAGGAGTATGTAAATGAGTTAATCAACATGACTGAAGAAGAGGCAGATGATGATGAAGTTGTTTCCTCCAGAATTGATTTTAGTGGAAATATGACACATTCAAAAATGGTTGGATTCTCTGATCTGTTTGACCTAATCAAAGATGGGATCACGGGGGATGAGAGGTTCCGTGCTTTATCAATTGTAGGAATGGCAGGCATTGGTAAGACTACCCTGGTTAATGAGATTTTTCAAGACAAATTGGTTGCGAGTCAATATGACTGTCGTGCATGGGTGAAAGTTGGTAGAAAATATCTATTACATGAAATTGCTCGCGATATTCTAGCCCAAGTGGGACATCCAGTCACGGACAAAGAGATTGCAGAGAAGGGAGTAGCTTTCTACTTGAAAGATattttgaagaagaagagatgtCTTATTATACTGGATGATGTATGGGACAGAAGTGTCTGGGATTACTTGAGAAGTTCTTTTCCTAAAGATCCGAACTCTCAAACCTTGCTGACAACAAGACTACAAGAAGTAGCTCTTGGTGCTCTGAATTCATATATTGATGGCATCAAAGAAATGCGCTTTTTGGACAAGGAAGAAAGTTGGGATCTTCTTCGTGACAAGGTGTTTGGTGAGGATTCATGCCCACTTAAACTTGAGATTGTTGGAAAGAAGATTGCTGAAAACTGTGAAGGCCTTCCTCTTTTGATCGTTAGGGTTGCTGGCCTCCTGTCTAAAGCCGAGAAGACACCAGAGTACTGGAATGAGGTGGCAGAGAAACAGAACTCGGTTTTTGTGGATGCATATGACCAAATTATGGAGGTACTATATCCAAGCTATGAGTATTTACCTCAACATCTAAAAGCATGCTTTCTATATATGGGCGTTTTTCCTCAAAATTATGAGATTCCTCGATCCAAGCTCATCAATATGTGGATTGCCGAGGGTACCTTTCTTGAGCCAAGTATGCTTGAAAAATCAGAATATCATGCTATTAACTATTTGAATGAGCTTAGTTCTAATAGTCTTGCCAGCTCCCACCGAGCGACCTGTTGGTGGCTTGTAGGGCAAGAACTAATGAAATCGCTGAGAATTCATTCTGCCTTGGGGTATATGGCTACCAAAATTGCTAAGATGACCAATTTTTTTCATGTCCTAAGAAGTTGTTCTGATGGTTTAGAAGAAGatataaaattacaacatcgaCTATGCATCCACAATAACATTTTATTGGGCATCAAAGAATTTTACAAGTCTGTGGAAAATGATTGTGCATCCAATGTCCGTTCTCTCCTTTGTTTTGGTCCCTATTATCAGTATCCAGTGCCAGTATCTGCCAATTTGAGGCTGCTTAGAGTTCTTGATGCTCTTAACATCCGCTTCTATGAGTTCCCACTTAAGGTACTTAAACTAGTTCAATTAAGATACCTTGCTCTCACATACAACGGAAACCTCCCTACTTCGATATCCAAACTTCGGAGCCTTCAATTTTTAATAATCCATAGACATGTGAGCATTCAATCTTGTGGAGATCTCTCATACACGTATGTGCCATTGGAGATATGGGATATGCAAGAACTAAAGCATATTGAAGTCATGGGAAGCAACCTACCAGATTCTAACTGTAGTCTTTCCTTAAAAAAGCTCTCCAGACTTTTAGGTGTGAGTGCTTATAGTTGTACTAAGGGGGTGCTTGAGAGAATCTCCAATCTGAAAAAATTAGGAATTCAAATTGAACTGGTACCTGATGAAGATAGTAGTAAGCTCTATGGTCCCTTGAATTGCATTGGTACTCTAAATGAACTAGACTCTCTTAAATGTGTTGTCTTGAATCCTGAGATGAGTTGCTGTGTTATTCCTCCGCCTGGCCCTTTTTCAATGTTCCCACCAAATCTGCGAAAGTTGACTCTGAGTGGCCTAGGCTATCCTTGGGAATACATGAGTATAATTGCTAAGCTGGAAAAACTTTCCGTGCTCAAATTGCAATGCTATGCCTTTCAAGGCCCACATTGGGAAATAAAAGAGGATGAACCCTTTTGCTTTGGGTTCCTTCAAATTGAAGACACTGATTTGGCTGAATGGAAAGTGGCACCTGGTGGCATGCCATGGATCAGGAAGTTGAGCATAAAACACTGCTACAACTTAGAAGAACTCAATTGGGAACCTGATAACTACATGATTAGCAAGATAGAAGTGGTTGACTGCAACCCTTCGCTCGTCGCCCGTGTAAACCAAATTGAAGCAGCTCAGTTGGCAAGGCAATATCCTAACCTTGGCGTTTCTCTCCATTCTTCATGGGATGATGGGAAACTCAAGTCGACAACAACCCCGGTCGAGAG GGTAAGGACATTTTGGGATATGGTTCCTTTGAATTCGGGGAATATGATTTAA